The DNA segment AGAAGTTGTTTGAAAATAGATTTAAAGCAACAAAGGACCTGGGGGTGCGGCTTGATGCAGTTGAATTTAAAAGAATTAATCAGGAGGAAAACTTGTTTCTCCTGGCAGCGTTTACAGAGGAGGAAATCAAGGAAGCGGTGTGGCAATGTGAAGGGTCTAAGAGTCCTGGACCGGATGGGTTCAACTtcaacttaattaaaaaaagccGGGACTTTATCAAAGATGAGCTAATTACAACTTTGGCTATGTTCCATGATACAGGTACTATACCAAAGGGCTGCAATGCATCATTTATAGCATTGGTACCAAAAGTAAGGGATCCATCTAAGCTGGAGCAGTATAGACCAATATCTTTAGTGTGGGCTTTTTATAATGTCATATCGAAGGTGTTGGCGGGCAAACTTAAAAAAGTGTTACCCTCTGTTATTGATGAATGTCAATCAGCTTTCTTAAAAGACAGAGGGATTCTTGATAGCGTTCTCATGGCAAATGAAGTAGTAGAGGATCTGAGGAGGAGTGGGAGATCTGGGTTGTGCTTGAAGGTGGACTTTGAGAAAGCTTATGATTCAGTTAGTTGGGATTTTCTCTATGATATGCTCTTAAAATTGGGATTCCAAATTAAATGGGTTGAATGGATGCGTGGATGACTGGAATCTGCATCTGTCTCGGTGCTTGTGAATGGTAGTCCAACAGAGGAATTCAAGCCAACAAGAGGCTTGAGGCAGGGTGATCCCCTCGCTCCCTTCCTCTTCTTAGTGGTAGTAGAGGGTCTAGCTGGGTTAGTAAGGCAAGCAAAGAAGGCTAACCTACTATCAGGTGTCAAGATTGgaagagagaaggttgaactCTGTTCTATGCAATTTGCAGATGACACTTTATTCTTCTGTGAGGAGTCTCATAGTAATGTGGTGGCTATTAAGGCAATCCTTAGGGGGTTCGAGCTAGCCTCAGGCCTGAAGATTAATTTCCACAAATCCAGAATTGCAGGTGTAAATGTTAACCGAAATGCCATGGTCTGCTATGCAAAAATCTTGAATTGTGGTCAGATGGGAGTACCGTTTAAGTATCTGGGCTTGGAGGTGGGAGGGAATCCAAGAAAGACTGCTTTTTGGGAGCCTGTCCTAAGTAAACTAAGAGCCAGACTTAATGCATGGAGAGGGAGATTTCTATCTTTGGCAGGGAGAATTTGTCTCATCAAATCAGTTATAACAGCAGTCCCACTATTCTACCTTTCGCTTTATAAAGCACCTAATTGCGTGTGCAGAAGCATTATCAGCTTACAACGGAGGTTCCTATGGGGTTGGGGGAAGGAGAAGAAACCGATCGCTTGGGTAAGTTGGGAAGTGCTGTGTAAACCAAAGGAGGAAGGTGGTTTGGGAATCAAAGATATTAGGAAGTTCAATTATGCTCTTCTGGCTAAATGGAGGTGGCGTCTGATATCTGAAGAGAAAGGAAGGTGGAAGGAGATGTTGTTTTCCAAGTATGGGGTGGATTTAGAATGCCGGCAAGCATCAATAAAAGTCCAAtcctggtggtggagagacttaCAGAAAGTGTGCACGGAGGGAGAAGGAGAAGGTTGGTTTAATCAGCAAGTCGTATGGAAAGTAGGAAGTGGAGACAAAGTAAGATTTTGGGAGGATGCATTGGCCGGTAATAGTAGCCTCAAAACTTTATTTCCTAGGCTTTATTCAATCTCTTTGAACTAGGGCCAAAAGGTGGAAGAGGTTGGCTCTTGGGTAGACTCAGTGTGGGAATGGAAACATAGGTGGAGAAGAGCAAGATTCGAGTGGGAAAGCATGTTGGAGTGAGATTTGGCTTTGCACTTATCAAGAGTTAGGCTAACTAGGGATCAGGAAGATATACGGGTGTGGGGTTTTGATGATTCGGGGCTGTTTCCTGTTAATTTTGTGTATGAATGTATAGCTCATCCGGTTAGAAGATCCCAAAATGATGTGTTCAGTTATCTTTGGAAAATCAAAACCTTCCCCAATGTGATAACCACAACATGAAGAATTCTTATAGGCAGAATACCTACAAGGGAAAGCTTGAGTAGAAGAGGGGTGATCATGAACACAATCCTCTGTGCTATGTGCGAGTTACAGGAGGAAACATGCCAACATACATTCATAGAATGTGATGTTGCTCAGAGGGTGTGGGTGTTATGTCTTAGATGGATCGGCATTGTGTCTGTACAGCATAATGCCATTTTAGCTCACTTTGAAAGTTTTTATCTACCCCAACTTAGCAGTAGACAAAATCTCTTATGGAAAGGAGTGTGGGCAACTATAGTGGCATGTATATGGGAGCAAAGGAACTCTGTTGTCTTTAGCCAAGGGAAAATAGATGTGGAGGAGATTATTCAAAAAGTCCAGCTTAAGTCCTGGCAGTGGTTAAAGCACAGGGACCCCTCTTTTAGCTATTCTCTTTCAGATTGGATGTTGAACCCCCTTGTCTGTATTAGAAGCTACAAATAAATGGGGGAGGATGGTGATTGAGGGGGTGAGGTTGAGGGCGTGAGGACATATGTTCGCTTTGTGGTGTATAAAGAAGAGTCCCTGGCTGCAGGTACATTGATTGGTGTTAAGCAGCCTTTTGATGTGAAGAAATGAGTTCTGGCTAGAGGAAATAAGGAAGACTAGAGTAAGGCGGGCAGGGGTTAATAGGAGGGATGAGCGCGCTGTAGGTTTGCAAAGCAGCAGGCAAGTGAAGGCCATGGTTTTACTTTGGTGCTGAAATGTTgcagaaaaggaaaataggtTGCTAGGAGGGATAGTCTCAGGTAGAGGAAAACACAAGTGAAGGTTGAAAAGATAGTGTGGCCAGCGTGACCAGTCTCGGCTTGGAACAAAGTATGGCAGAGTTTTGTCTGTAAAGGAGGTTTGCTTCTGTGGTTTAGGAGAGCAACAACTGGTCTTGTTAAGCTTAGTATGATCTAAAGCAGTTTGCTATACTGGCTAGCCTGTTGGAGGGCTACATTACACCAGTATTTGTACCAGTTGTGTATGGCATAGCCACTGGTTTGTTTACAAGCTTTTGGCTCTTTAAAGACAACAAACATAGTTGGAAAAGAGCTAAATGATGTGGTCAGGGGAATGGGACGGGGTGTGCAGAGTTCTTTTATAACCCACAATAGTGAAGGCGTATCTACAGGAGGAGTAACGTGTTGTAGCTTGATCATCATAGGAAGAAACATTGTGCTGGGTGGGAGCGGAGTGTTCTTATGCCCTGAAGGGTGAAGAAATGAACTTCTCTCTTGTATGGAGACCAAGGTCTGGTGTAACATATGTGGTTGTTAAAAGAATGGCAAAACTGCTTTGGTATTTAGGTTGATTAGCTGGGGTATGTGGTCGGTGATGGACCAATTTGTGATGATCTTGGTGGCCAACACCTACGGATGAGGTCATCTCCACACCAGGGAAGAAGAATATCCTGTTAACATAGCAGATGTAGTGGGGTGAATTGGTTCATATTAGGAGGGATAACCATGCGAAGGTTGCGGCTGATGCAAGGGGAAGATGTTGTGCTGCCAGCTGTAGGGAGTCGGTTATGTTATGGCGGGAAGTATTCGTCTGGCAACAATTAGAAGGGAAGCAGGGTGTTTGGTACATGTTGAAGTGTTGCTGCTACTAGTCTTGTTAGTGGTTGCTGTTGATGGCAGCTGCTAATTCAGGGTGCAATCAAGACCTTTGCAAGACTAAACCTATGAAGAAGGAAGCAAGAGGTTGTGGAACCTTTTTAGTAGAGGAGGTGGGGGTTGGTTTATTGACACCTGGGATCTTTATGATGCTCTTAAGAAGTAGGAAGCTTTGTCACGTTGAAAAAGGATGGGAGGAAATCACTCTCTGTATTCTTTCCAGTATCTACTGCCAATTGCAGTGTGCTCTTCTGCTGGCTTATGTGTATACCTGTACCCTGTGATTGGTTCCCCTCTAGCTGAAACCATCTAGTGTTAAGTGATTTAATTTTACctctgttttgttttgttgttagcTTAACTATAGAGTGGTCTTGAAAAAGGGTTTAGACACCCCTTAAGTGTCTCTCTTTTATTCTATTAgtttattactgataaaaaaaagtagtcGTTctctttcatatatatatatatatatatatatcaattacACCATGTGAAGAAGATACaatacaaactaaaaaaaaaaagtatgaggAAAAGGATGTGATTTGGTATCATTTAGGTAAAGTGGGTGAAAGGATTTATTGAGTCTACAAAgatgtaaatatttgtaaatgATATCCAAATAGAATAATTTAGTGTAGAGAAAATATTGAGGTAATGGGTTCCCTTAACTCCTTACTTGTTTTTTTATGGTAGAGGTCTTAATGGATTGATGAGACAAAACAttaaatttatacttatttttttgcCTTCAAAATGAGCACAAACTTAATGGATATCTCATTACTCATATTTACATATGATATcttgtctttttttttctaatgagACTTTGAAAAGTATATTAAGatgttttaaattagtatcaAGACTAAAAGTTAATTAGTGTGAGTGAGGAtggaaaaaagagagaaatacACATGTTTGCTCATAGAAACCATGATCGCCACTTTTATATATGTCCTCTTTGAATTGGGgaaaatttaagaaaagaaaCAATGTCTCACACCTTTGGATGATTAATTATTGTTTGTttgtaaaattagtttatatttaataatttttttagtataacaTGATGGGAAAAAACACACACGGAAGCAACATacataatcacgaatcaactgcagaaaataaacaacacaggatttaacgtggttcggtcgctaactgcaacctacatccacacgggcaactattaggttttcattctatcttgttacacaccaattacaagtatacagtgatctctttaaataaagaTTATAAAAGGGGTACAATGATTAAGTCCACTtactaaacatggtgtctaatcagtccaacccaattggtcctggtttcatacccaacaatctcccacttgaagccacAGAACAATGTTCActtgcgcttcaactgtgtacaatgattaaacccactcactaaacatgtgtctagtcagcccaacccaattggtcttaaCTTCATACCCAACATAACATGGAGTAGAGAATGATTTAACTGGAAAAAAACAAATGCtacttttttttatgcaaaatgTCTCCACACATCCAAAGGAGGAGGTAGTAGACAAATAGATATGGAAAGGGGATAAGTCtcaaattattttgataaaaatctaCTATATACATTGATACATCAAGAACAAGAATTTAATCACAATACCTTCATCAATATATTTGAGAgtattaatatctaatttagtttttattttttcttatatgttATTGATTAATAGAATATAAATAAAGGATAACTTGGTTAACATAAACATTGTCCTGAactcaaatgttttaaattgttAGTTTTGTACTAGCCATCTCATATACTCATTTACTCTCGTTTGGTTTTACTCTTCCAAATGGTTAAGATTTCAAAGACATATGGAAATCAATAGCATATTACACTTTATATAACCAAACAACTTTAGGGAAGAAAACTATGAAAGCCTaattgtttgtgttttgtagCTATTTGATCCATTTGGATGTACAGAAATAATATTATGTATTTAGAGTAGAAGTTCCAAATAATAAACAAATGTTGTTACATTATTGTTTTTAGATTATGGTTCTGactacatgaaaaaaaaagtaagatttttcttcttcttcttcttttaactAGTATTTCTACCCAATGTATTGTTTTAAAACATTGTAATTTTCTCATTTTATATCACTTCTATGTAAAAGAATTTAGATAACCCTTTACCTATATTTATGACtcattagataaaaaaaaatacatactcAAAAAACTTCAACACAACCACATTTCATCTGACATAAATATCTTCCAAAAATCCGATGTctcattaaaaaaagaaaaaatcgtTACGGCAAGTTTCTCTTTCATCTTTACAGCCTGGCTCTTACAAATTGTCTTATGCATCTAAATTATTAACCTTCATAATCTTGGGTACTTTTAGCTCGttctaaattaattatctttaattttaataaatagatTTGGCTTATAATTAATAACAGATTCATAATGtttaaaacttataatttattatctGAAAGTTATCCTCGTCATCTTAATTATCAAatgcattattatttttattctgttACCGATCAATATTGATTTGTTTTCCTAATAATTTACGACACATGTGAGActtaattcttattttatattttttagcttgtttttttttccttaaaatgCTCATGAATGTCCTATACAAAATAATTAGCGTTTAGGGAGGCGCGTAGTTTGGAGAAAAAGTGTCGGTAGCctcattttcataattaattaattagaagAAACATATTTGTTGTTAGATAAATAATTGCAACAAAATATCTAACGTGCTCTTTTAAATACAGTTTTTAATATTAACGAAAATATACATTGTAAATTACAACATTTTACAAGTTTTACTTTATATTCAATGAACTggttataattttataaaaactctaaATGATAAATAGCAGAGAGTATAGTAAAAAAATGTATTGGAGATTttgttaattataattattaattctcatattaattattgtatAAAACAACAAATATCTGCAACCTATACACGATCAAATATAACCCTATTCAAATAATGTCATATGCCCAGTGGTGTTTGAGTCCTAGGGATTGCTTAAAATCTATCAGAAAGAGAAGATGAAAATGGATTGCTTTAACGGGAGGGAGATTTTTGGACTGCTTATatgttcttttatttatttatgtttatctGATGTTGATGTTTGTGATTGGTGCTGCTAATGCTTTCGAGTTTTGGTTTGTATGCAGGTTTAAGAAGCATCCCAAGGAAGTAACGTAGGAAAGGGTCAACCCCGGTGTAATGCTttgtatttatgtatttattttgtaaaactCTGCAGCATGGTTATGGTTTGGACATTGTTTGTTGAGAAACATAGAAAGACTGCATTATCTATGcgtttatttaactcttcaatcttttaagaatatttgttttaagttgGGTTTTATCAATATTTGCTCCCCAACTTGTGGCGAGATATTAAAAGATACGGATACCAGAGTTATAGAAGCATCATAATA comes from the Phaseolus vulgaris cultivar G19833 chromosome 8, P. vulgaris v2.0, whole genome shotgun sequence genome and includes:
- the LOC137824625 gene encoding uncharacterized protein; this encodes MQFADDTLFFCEESHSNVVAIKAILRGFELASGLKINFHKSRIAGVNVNRNAMVCYAKILNCGQMGVPFKYLGLEVGGNPRKTAFWEPVLSKLRARLNAWRGRFLSLAGRICLIKSVITAVPLFYLSLYKAPNCVCRSIISLQRRFLWGWGKEKKPIAWVSWEVLCKPKEEGGLGIKDIRKFNYALLAKWRWRLISEEKGRWKEMLFSKYGVDLECRQASIKVQSWWWRDLQKVCTEGEGEGWFNQQVVWKVGSGDKVRFWEDALAGRIPTRESLSRRGVIMNTILCAMCELQEETCQHTFIECDVAQRVWVLCLRWIGIVSVQHNAILAHFESFYLPQLSSRQNLLWKGVWATIVACIWEQRNSVVFSQGKIDVEEIIQKVQLKSWQWLKHRDPSFSYSLSDWMLNPLVCIRSYK